A single region of the Oryzias melastigma strain HK-1 linkage group LG23, ASM292280v2, whole genome shotgun sequence genome encodes:
- the samm50l gene encoding sorting and assembly machinery component 50 homolog B — protein MGTVHAKSMDPLPMHGKDLGVNPDDLMEPPEQEADAKQEILENKDVVVQHVNIQGLGRTKEDLLGYEISDVFNAKNLIDVMKKAHIARQRLLRLGIFKEVEVLIDTSEGVDALPNGLDVTFEVNEIKRLTGSYNTMVGNNEGSMVLGLKLPNMFGRAEKLTFQFSYGTKETSYGLSFFKPQPGYFERNLTLNMYKVTGQFPWSSLKETDRGVSAELSFPVGPTSHMLKWEGVWRELGCLARSASFAVREESGHSLKCGLSHTMSIDSRNSAIFPSSGALLRINQELAGFTGGDASFFKEDFELQLNRRLFWDSVLSGSLWGGMLFPIEGKPSCIADRFYLGGPTSVRGFGMYSIGPQSEGDYLGGEAYWAGGLHLYTPLPFRPGRGGFGDLFRTHFFLNAGNLCNLNYGEGPRAHLQKLAECIRWSYGAGIVLRLGNIARLELNYCIPMGVQSGDRICDGVQFGAGIRFL, from the exons ATGGGGACCGTCCACGCGAAG AGTATGGACCCACTACCGATGCACGGCAAGGATCTTGGGGTCAACCCGGATGACCTGATGGAGCCTCCAGAACAGGAAGCAGATGCCAAGCAGGAGATCTTAGAAAACAAGGAT GTGGTCGTCCAGCATGTCAACATCCAGGGTTTGGGGAGAACCAAAGAAGATCTGCTCGGCTATGAGATCTCCGACGTCTTTAATGCCAAAAATCTCATTGAC GTCATGAAAAAAGCTCATATTGCAAGACAGAGGCTTCTGCGCCTGGGAATCTTCAAAGAAGTGGAGGTCCTCATTGACACATCTGAGG GTGTGGATGCTTTGCCCAATGGTTTAGATGTGACTTTTGAGGTGAACGAGATCAAGCgactgacaggaagttacaACACTATGGTTGGGAACAACGAAGGAAGCATG GTTCTGGGTCTGAAGCTTCCCAACATGTTTGGCCGAGCCGAGAAGCTGACCTTCCAGTTCTCCTATGGTACGAAAGAGACGTCCTATGGCTTGTCCTTCTTCAAGCCCCAGCCAGGATACTTTGAACGCAA cctCACTCTCAACATGTACAAAGTCACCGGCCAATTCCCATGGAGCTCCTTAAAGGAGACTGACCGGGGCGTGTCGGCGGAATTAAGT TTTCCCGTGGGGCCAACCAGCCACATGCTGAAGTGGGAGGGCGTGTGGAGGGAGCTGGGCTGCCTGGCTCGCAGCGCCTCCTTTGCGGTGCGCGAGGAGAGCGGGCACTCGCTGAAGTGTGGCCTCTCG CACACCATGTCAATCGACTCCAGAAATTCTGCCATTTTCCCGAGCAGTGGTGCCTTACTTCGCATCAACCAG GAGCTGGCTGGCTTCACCGGCGGAGATGCCAGCTTCTTCAAAGAGGATTTCGAGTTGCAGCTGAACAGGCGGCTTTTCTGGGATTCT GTCTTGTCTGGCTCTCTGTGGGGCGGGATGCTGTTTCCCATTGAAGGAAAGCCTTCTTGTATCGCTGACAG GTTCTACCTTGGAGGCCCCACGAGCGTGCGAGGCTTTGGGATGTACAGCATAGGCCCTCAAAGTGAAG GTGACTATTTGGGTGGGGAAGCATACTGGGCTGGCGGCCTGCACCTCTACACTCCTCTTCCCTTCAGGCCCGGGAGAGGGGGCTTCGGAGATCTTTTCAGAACACACTTCTTTCTGAACGCAGGAAACCTATGCAACCTGAACTATG GTGAGGGTCCGCGAGCACACCTTCAGAAGCTAGCAGAGTGCATTCGCTGGTCCTACGGAGCGGGCATCGTGCTGCGCCTGGGAAACATCGCCAGACTGGAACTCAACTACTGCATCCCTATGGGCGTTCAGAGTGGAGACCG GATATGTGACGGTGTCCAGTTTGGAGCGGGAATTCGCTTTCTGTGA